CCAGCTGATCCATGACCTGTTGCAGCTGCTTGAGGACATGCCCATCGGCAAGAAAGTCGATTTCCTCCTCCGGAAAATCGATTGCTGCTTCGACATAGATCCGCAGCGCAATAAGCGCTTCGGTCAAGGCGTGCACCCGCTGGGAAAACGCGCCCTGCAATGACTGCAATGCGTTTCTCGCGGCCTGAGTAGAACTGGCCTCGATCAGATCGGCAATTGCTTCGGCCTGCGCCAGGTCGAGTTTGTCGTTGAGGAAGGCTCGCTCGCTGAACTCTCCCGGCCGCGCCTGGCGTGCACCGGCCTCGATGCACGCCTGCAGCAGCATGTCCATGACCACCGGACCGCCGTGCCCGTGCAGTTCGAGGACATCCTCACCGGTAAAGGAGTTCGGTCCCGGGAAGAACAGCAGCAGTCCCTGATCGAGCATCGTGTCGCCTTGCCAGAACGGTCCGTAGTGGGCGTGGCGCGGGCGAGGCGTGAGATGTCCGATGCGCTGCGCAAGGTCCAGGGCTGCAGGGCCGGACACTCTGACGATGCCCACCCCGCCCTGTCCGGGTGCCGTGGCAATGGCTGCGATGGTGTCCGCGTGATAGGCACGACTCATGATGGCTCCAGAACGGATAACAGAGGGTGCAGATAGCAAAACGCCCCGAATTCGGGGCGTCTGCTGCGATCGGGCCAGGTTACTGCTTGGCCGCGGCGCCTTCGATCTGGCGTGTAATGTACCACTGTTGTGCAATCGACAGGATGTTGTTGACCACCCAGTACAGCACCAGACCAGCCGGGAACCAGAGGAAGAAGAAGGTGAAGACGATAGGCAGCATCTTCATTACCTTGGCCTGCATCGGATCCGGCGGAGCCGGGTTGAGCTGCTGCTGGATGAACATCGTCACACCCATCAAAATCGGCAGGATGAAATACGGGTCCTTGAGTGACAGGTCGGTGATCCAGCCGATCCATTCGGCCTGGCGCATCTCCACGCTTTCCATCAATGTCCAGTACAGCGCGATGAACACCGGCATCTGCACCAGGATCGGCAGGCACCCGCCCAGCGGATTGATCTTTTCCTTCTTGTAGAGCTCCATCATGCCCTGAGACATCTTCTGGCGATCATCACCGTACTGCTCTTTCAGTGCCTGCAGCTTTGGCGCGACGCGGCGCATATTGGCCATCGAGCGATAGCTGGTGGCCGACAGCGGGAAGAAGATAGCCTTGATCAGCACGGTGAGCAGAATGATGCTCCAACCCCAGTTGCCTACGAAGCTGTGGATCAAGCTGAGCACCCAGAACAGCGGCTGGGCAATCCACCACAGGAAGCCGTAGTCGACGGTCAGTTCCAGCCCTTTGGAAATCTGTTCCAGGCGGTCCTGAATCTTCGGACCGGCATAGAAGTCCGCGGCGAGGGAGCCCTGGGTACCTGGTGCGACGGACGCAGCAGGGCTGACGAAGCCAACGATGTAATTGCCCTGGGTGTCCTTGCGGGTCTGGTAGACGTGCGTCTGCTCTTCTGCCGGAACCCAGGCGCTGACGAAGTAGTGCTGCAGCCAGGCGATCCAGCCACCCGCATTGCTTTCGCGCAGCCGCGCATCGTCCATGTCACCGGTGGTGATCTTGGTGTAGTCGCCTTCCTTGCTCCAGTACGCGGCGCCCAGATAGGTTGCCATGCCGGTTGCGCTGGAGCTCGACGGGTCCGAGCTGCCATCACGCTTGATCTGGCCGAACAGGTTACCGGTCCAGGTGTCGGCACTCTGGTTGTCGATCAGGTATTCGACGCCAATGAGATAGTCGCCGCGGGTAAAGGTGAAGCGCTTGATGTAGCTGACCCCGGCTTCCTCGAAGGTCAGATCCACCGTCAGGCTGTCGTCGCCCTCGGCGAGCTCGTAGCTGGTCGATTCCGCTTCATAGCGGGGACGCCCCGCTTCGCGCGCATCGGGTCCGTTGCTGCCGGCCAGGCCACTCTGGGCTATATAGGTCCGCTTTCCGGATTGCTCGAGCAGCTGGAACGGCAGGTCCGGGCGGTCCTTGCGCATCGGGTACTTCGGCAGGGACACCGACACGATGTCGCCCCCTACCGGATCGATGCTGACGTTCAGCGCGTCCGTGCTGACCTGCACCAGTTGACCGGCAGGTACGGCCTCGGTGTTTTCCGCGGCGGCGGCCACGTCTGCAGCCTCTGCCTGGGGAACATCGGAGTCGACCTGGCCGGCACCGGCAGCAGGCACATCCGGAAGGTCGCCGGTGCTGGCCGGCGCACTCGACGCGGCTGGCGGCAACTCTTGCTGGTCGTAATCCTTGTTCCACTGCAGGACCATGAGATAGGTAATCACGAGCAGGGCAGCGATCAGAATGTTTCTTTGCAGATTCATGGTTCGTTGGCCATCTGGGAACGGTGAGCAGACTTTGGAGGTACCGGGTCGTAACCCCCCGGGTTCCACGGATGACAACGGCCGAGGCGGCGTGCACCAAGCGCAGCACCGCGCAGCAGGCCATGTTCTTCAATGGCTTCCTGGGTATAGCAGGAACAGGAGGGATAAAAACGACAGTGGCTGGCCATCAGCGGGCTGATAGCGTAGCGATAAACCTTGATCAGTCCGAGCGCGAGACTACGCATGGGATGATGGGGGTCCGGATTGGTTGGATCGATTCTGTTTTGCAACTGATTTGATCAGCCTGCGCCACATGTCCTGATACAGGGCGTGCAGCGCAGCGTTGTCAAGGTCGCCGAGGCCTTTGCGGGCCAGGACGACGATGTCGAGATTCCCCAGCGTTGCGCGGTGCGCTCTGAAGGATTCGCGGGCGATGCGCTTGACCTTGTTGCGGTCGACCGCACGCCGGACATTTTTCTTGGCAATGACCAGACCTAACCTGGCGTGGTCGCACGAATTGGTGCGAGCCAGTAGCAACAGACCTTGGCCTGAGGCTTTGCTGGTAGCTC
Above is a window of Halopseudomonas nanhaiensis DNA encoding:
- the yidC gene encoding membrane protein insertase YidC is translated as MNLQRNILIAALLVITYLMVLQWNKDYDQQELPPAASSAPASTGDLPDVPAAGAGQVDSDVPQAEAADVAAAAENTEAVPAGQLVQVSTDALNVSIDPVGGDIVSVSLPKYPMRKDRPDLPFQLLEQSGKRTYIAQSGLAGSNGPDAREAGRPRYEAESTSYELAEGDDSLTVDLTFEEAGVSYIKRFTFTRGDYLIGVEYLIDNQSADTWTGNLFGQIKRDGSSDPSSSSATGMATYLGAAYWSKEGDYTKITTGDMDDARLRESNAGGWIAWLQHYFVSAWVPAEEQTHVYQTRKDTQGNYIVGFVSPAASVAPGTQGSLAADFYAGPKIQDRLEQISKGLELTVDYGFLWWIAQPLFWVLSLIHSFVGNWGWSIILLTVLIKAIFFPLSATSYRSMANMRRVAPKLQALKEQYGDDRQKMSQGMMELYKKEKINPLGGCLPILVQMPVFIALYWTLMESVEMRQAEWIGWITDLSLKDPYFILPILMGVTMFIQQQLNPAPPDPMQAKVMKMLPIVFTFFFLWFPAGLVLYWVVNNILSIAQQWYITRQIEGAAAKQ
- the yidD gene encoding membrane protein insertion efficiency factor YidD, encoding MRSLALGLIKVYRYAISPLMASHCRFYPSCSCYTQEAIEEHGLLRGAALGARRLGRCHPWNPGGYDPVPPKSAHRSQMANEP
- the rnpA gene encoding ribonuclease P protein component, coding for MPVDLGFGPEYRLLTPAQFKAVFDGATSKASGQGLLLLARTNSCDHARLGLVIAKKNVRRAVDRNKVKRIARESFRAHRATLGNLDIVVLARKGLGDLDNAALHALYQDMWRRLIKSVAKQNRSNQSGPPSSHA